The Leptospiraceae bacterium genome includes the window ATATAAGGGAATACAATTCAGGTTTTTTAAAAGTTTTTAGAGGAATATTTTACTTTGAGGAGTCTCTGGATAAGAAAAAAACATTTCTTACTATTCAATTTGGATTAATATTAAAATGGAATTTTTTGAGGCATGTTGCATTCTTTGTAGAGAAGCAAATTTACAATTCATATAAAAAAGCCCTTCTCTATCTTCAAAAAAGTATTAAGCATTCCATTAGTCAAAATGAAACCGTGAAACCATTTACAATCCATTCATTACAATTACAAGTAAATGCTAAAATGAAATTAGACAGTTTATACGAATCTCTCTTAAAGAAAAATATTCAAAAAAATATTTTAGACAAATTATTTGAATATATTCAAACAGAAGACGAACTTGATATTCATAGAATTCGGGTAATCGAACTTGCAGAGAAATGGAATATAAGCCGAAGTGAGTTGTTGATGGCTTGTTTATATGCGACACGAGATGGCCTTTTGACTATAAGCTGGGATGTCGTCTGTCCTCACTGTAGAGGAGTAAGAGCTGAGGCTAAGACGTTAGGCGATATCCCTTTGAAAGGTGAATGCGAAGTTTGTGAAATTATTTTTGATAATAACACAGAAAATTCCATCGAAGTAACATTTCATGTTCACCCATCTATTCGAAAAATTCCAAAGATTTTGTATTGTAGCGCGGAAGCCTCCCTAAAACCACATATCGTATTGCAACAGTCCATTCTGCCGGGAGAAGAAATGCAAACGCAACTCTCTCTGAAATCTGGAACATACAGAATGAGAATTAGAGGATTTGAAAAATACAAAACTCTGTCTATTTCTGAAAATTATCATGAAAAAGATATTTTATGGAATTCTACAGATGAAAGTGAGGGAATCCATTCTTTCATAAATTCCAATATCACCATCCGAAATAGTACTGAAAAACTTTTAATTTTTGTAATAGAAGAAATTTTATGGAATAAAAATATTTTAAAACCTGCTGCATTATTTAACCTACAGGGCTTTCACGATTTATTTTCAGAAGAATACATCGCATCTGATTTACAATTAGAAATAGGGGAGCAAACAATTCTCTTTACCGATATGGTAGGCTCTACAAAATTTTATGCCAATCAAGGCGACTCTAAAGCATTTTTAGAAGTGAAAAAACACTTTGAAGAAATCTTTAAAACGGTAAAAAACTATAATGGAGCTGTAATCAAAACTATTGGTGACTCGGTTATGGCTTCATTTGCAGAAAGTGTTGATGCAATAAAAGCCTCTGTCGCCTTACAAAAATTATTTTTTCAAGAAAGAAAAGATACGCCCATTCGATTGAGAATATCTATCCACTCAGGAAAATGCATTGCAGTGAATTTGAACAGTACGATTGACTATTTTGGAGGAACTGTAAATATTGCAGCGAAGATACAAAATCACGCTGGTTCAGGAGAGGTTGTATTTACAGAAAACTTCTTACAGAAATATGGGGTAAATTCTTATTTGAACGAATCTCAATTTCAGTTAATACCCAAGAAATCAGAAATTTCTGGAATTGAGGAGAAAATTCAGATTTATAAAATCAAAATAGGAGTTTAAAATCTCTAAGTCATAAATTCTATTCTAAAAAGTACTATCCAAAAAACGCTTAAATACGAAATTAATGAAATGCCACTCAGAAATAAGAGGCGTTTAAATTTTTGGATTTTTACTGTAATTTTAGGAGATAATCAGTTATTTATAGCCGATAATTTATTTAGTATATGAATTTACTTAAATTTGTAAAAGAAATCATTATGTCTTGTAGGAATTTTTTCTGATGTCTAACGCTCCCGCACCTTCATTTCAAATGGTAAACTATACCGCCAACTCCTATATTATTGTTGAGGGGAAAAAAGAGGCATATAATTTTTTTATAGTACGTGAAGGCAAGGTAAAAGTTAGTCGAGAAAATCCTGTTGTGGGTGAAGACCCAAACCAAGTTTTAGGGCCTGGAGATTTTTTTGGAGTAGTTGCCGCAATGAGTCAACACGCTCAAATTGAGTCAGCGATTGCTTTAACAAATGTTTCTCTGATCTCTGTCAGTTACGATCAGTTTGGTACTCTAATTCAGAGAAATACCCCGGTTGCGATGAAAATTATTCGATATTTCTCGATGAAGCTAAGGCAGTTTGATCAAACCATTACAAGGCTTTCGTTTAGAAATGCAGTTGAAGAAGACCCCAATCAATTGTTTTCTATGGGAGAATATTATTTTTCTCAAGGGAATACTGCACACGCTACTTATTGTTTTCAAAGTTATTTAAAATATCTTCCAAATGGTCAAAATGCAACACAATCTAAACTTAGGCTGCAATCTCTTAATGCACCGATGAGCCTTCCTCCAATTGACGAAACAAAATTCAACCGCTCGTATTCGGACAATAATATGATTTTCTGTGAGCACGAACCCGGAAAAGAATTGTACATTATCCAAAACGGAAGGGTAAAAATTACAAAGATTGTAAATAACAACGAAGTGATGCTCGCAGTTTTACAGAATGGAGATATTTTCGGGGAGATGGCTATCTTGGATAACAAACCTCGTTCAGCCTCTGCAGTTGCTTGGGGTGACGTGGAGTTACTCGCTATCAATAAAGCCAACTTTGAAGGAATGGTAAAGGCTCAACCTCAATTAGCTACAAGATTAATCACATTACTTTCAGAAAGAATCTGGACTGCCTACAAGCAGCTTGCTAACTTAATGATAAAAGACCCGCAAGGAAGAATTTGCGATACTCTTTTAACACTTGCAGAGAAAAATAGAGCAAAAATTGCACCTAAATCTTACTATAGCTTTGATATTGGAGTCAAAGATGTATTGAAAATGATTGGGTTGCAAGAACATAAAGATGAAAATATTGTGCTTGACTTAATTGCTAAAAATAAATTCTTTAAATTGGATCAGGGAAAATTAAGCTGTGCAGATTTGTCTGAGTTAGAAAAATTAGTATTTTTCTATAGGAAGAAAACTCAAATGGACAATAAAATTCAAAGAGAAAAAGCAAGGTAATTAAACATGGAAACCTTTTTGGCGGTTTCAACTACAAGTGACACTGTAAATATAAAATTTCTTGATTTTACCGGGCAGGTTGATCATAACTATCTGAAAAAAGTATTTTCCGATATTTTAGAAAATAAGCCTAAAGAAGTAATTATTGATCTTGAAATGGTAGATATATTAGGCTCTCTCGTAATTTCAAAAATTTTATCATTTAAAAATAAAACGACCCAAGAGCCTATTGCTGTAAAAATTATCAACGTCAAGCCAAAACTTTTAGAAATTTTCAGACAATTGAATTTAGACTCACTTTTTGGTCTTGCCTGAAAAAGTAAGTAAAATAAAAACTTTCACTAAAAACGAAAGAGACTTAAAATTAAAAAAAGCAGTTGCAAGTTTAAAGAGTATAGATAAGAAAACTTGTAGACTCATTGATTTTGTAGGTGAATGCAAACTAAAACCAATAGGCACCCCCTATTATGTTATTATTAAATCCATTATTTCTCAGCAGCTCTCTACTCAAGCAGCAAGCTCAATCCTAAAGAAAATTAACCAATATTTTGATACTGAAAATAGTATCCCAAAACCGGAGATGATTCGGGACACATCAGATAAAGAATTAAGAAGCTGTGGATTGTCTTTTTCTAAAATTGAAACAATAAAAAGAATTTCCAATTCTTATTCGAGCGGGAAATTATCAGATGAGTTACTCTATTCTATGAGCGATAGAGATGTAGTAAATAGTCTTTGTGAATATAAAGGCATTGGTCCTTGGACTTCAGAAATGGTTTTAATTTTTGGCTTAGATAGATGGGATCATTTTTCGATAGGAGATTTGGGGTTACGAAAAGGAGTTGAAAAATGGTATGGGTTGCATAGAGACGATAAAATGAAAATCCAAAAATTTATAGAAAAATTTTCTCCTTATAGAAGTATTTTATCTTGGTATCTTTGGGCTTCTTTTGATACGGAAAATTGGGAATAAAACTTCTAATATCTAAAAAAATAAATCAATTGTATTTTTATCAGGCTAATGAAAAAATTGGAAAAAAATTATTATTTTCTATTGACTAAAATTATTTAGTCAATAAAAATATACAAAATTTTATTCAGGGGAAAACTTATGGCAGATGAAGATTACGATTCTGGTAGTTACACCGAAACATCAGAAAAAGGTTGGGGAGAAAGACTCGGAGAATCAATAAAAGGGGTAGCGGTTGGAGGGATTTTAGTTATTGCTTCTATTGGAGTGCTTTTTAAGAATGAGGGCTGTGCAGTCAGAACTGCTGAAGGGCTAAAAGAAGTAGCCGGTCTTGTGGTGACAATTCAACCGGATAAAATTGACCCTGCAAATGAGGGAAAGCCGGTTACTGTATCGGGTGAGGCTTCTACCACCGAGACTTTGTCGGACAATCTTGGATTTTCTGCAAACGCATTTAAAATTTCCAGAAATGTAGAAATGTACCAATGGGCAGAAAACAAACACGAAAAGAAAACGAAAAAAGCCGGAGGCAAAGAAGTTACAGAAACCACTTATACCTATGAAAAGAAATGGAGTAGTTCAGCCTATAACTCGGACAACTTTAATAAAGAAGGCAAAAAGAGAGCCGAAAGCAAAGAAAAAATCAGCATCAGTAATCCAAGCATGGCTTATACTTCTGGGGATCCAATTTATGCCAAAACTGCAAGTTTAGGGGCGTTCAAGTTAAATGAATCCATTATTAAAAGAATTGGATCTGAAGCTAAGGTCAATTTAACAAATGAAGATTTAGCTAAGATGTCTCCTGAAATAAAAGGAAAGGCAAAAATACTGGATGGACTTATCTTTATTGGAAAAGATTCTGGAAATGCACAAGTTGGAGATCTAAAGATTTCATTTTCTAAGATTGAGCCAAAGGCAACAATAACTATCCGAGCTAAACAAACCGGAAATAGCTTTTCTTCATTCGTTACAAAAAATGGGACAAGTATAGAAGAAGTGTCTATGGGAGTGAAAACTGCGCAAGAAATGGATCAGTCTGCACAAGACTCTAATACATTCAGAACATGGGCATTGAGGGTCATCGGGTTTATAGCAATGGCTATCGGAATCAGTATGATTTTTAAACCTCTTCAAACTATGGGAGATGTACTTCCTATATTAGGTGATTTACTTGGGCTTGGGATCAATATTTTCTCAGGGATTGTAGCTTTTGTGATCTCGTTTATTACTATTGCAATCGCATGGTTCTTCTATAGACCTCTACTTAGTATAGGCTTAATAGTTGTTGCAGCGGCAATCGTGGTAGGATTCAAATACTACAAAAAAACTCAAGCCGATAAAAATACACAACCGGCCAAAGCATAAACTTTTATTCATTTCCCAACGTCAGAAATGGCGTTGGGTTTTGGGTTGAGATTCCATTTTTAATTTTATTTATTTCTTTTTACAAAAACATTATATATTTCCTATTTGACTAAAACATATTTATAGTAAAAACTAACCAAAAACAAGGAGAGAGTTATGGCTTCAAAAATAACTGCCGGTGCAAAGTCCGGAGATGAAATTCAAGAGATTTACAAAATAGCAAAAGAAAATCATTATGCAATTCCGGCTGTCAATGTAATCGGTACGAATAGCGTAAATGCAGTTTTAGAAACTGCAAAAGCTGTCAACTCACCTGTAATCATTCAATTTTCTCATGGAGGTGCTCAATTTTTTGCCGGAAAATCTCTCTCTAATGATACGCACAAAGCAAGTATTGCAGGAGGGATTTCGGGGTCTTTGCATATCCACGAAATGGCAAAACTCTACGGTGTTCCGGTAATTATCCACACAGACCACGCTGCAAAAAAATTACTTCCTTGGATAGACGGTCTATTAGATTCAGGAGAGGCGTATTTCAAATCAAATGGAAAACCTCTGTTTAGTTCTCACATGCTCGATCTTTCCGAAGAGCCTATTAAAGAAAATATTGAAATCTGCAAAAAATATTTAACCAGAATGAGTAAAATTGGGATGACACTTGAAATCGAGCTTGGTGTTACCGGTGGAGAAGAAGACGGGGTTGACAATACAAATGTAGAAAATTCTAAATTATACACTCAACCAACCGAAGTTGCTTATGCTTATGAAGAATTGCTTTCTATTAGCCCAAGATTTCAGATTGCGGCTTCTTTTGGGAATGTGCATGGTGTGTACAAGCCCGGAAATGTGAAATTAGAGCCTGTGATTTTAAAGAACTCTCAAGATTTTATTGAGAAAAGATTTCATACAGGTAAAAATCCCGTAAATTTTGTATTCCACGGTGGATCCGGCTCAAGCCAAGAAGAAATCAGAGAAGCCATTTCATATGGTGTGATTAAGATGAATATTGATACGGATATGCAATTTGCTTTTAGTTCAGGGGTAAGAGACTACGTATTAAACAACAAAGACTATCTTATGACTCAAATCGGAAATCCTACCGGATCGGACGCACCCAATAAAAAGTACTACGATCCAAGAGTCATGCTTAGGGACGGAGAGAAAGTATTTGTTACAAGGCTTAAACAATCTTTTGAAGATTTGAATTGTATCAATCGTTGTAATTAAAAAAATACCTCTATTCAATAGAGGCATTTTTTTACGTTATGCGAAATTGTAATTGAATTAAAAGAACTTTATGGCAAAAAGTCTATATCTTGCTACGGCAGAACCAAAAAGCGGGAAATCTCTTGTATCTCTTGGGATTATGGAGATATTAAAAACTGATTTATCAAAAGTTGCATTTTTTAGACCTGTAATTCAATCCAAAAATTCTGAGCATATTGACCCAGACATTCATCTACTTCTAAAACACTACAACCTCCCTTTTGATTATGAGGATGTTTATGGAATTAGGTTAGACGAAGGTTTAGACCTATTTTCAAAAAATCAAAAAGAAACTATTGTGGATAAAATTTTGCCCAAGTTTAGGAAATTGGAAGAGGAAAATGATTTTGTATTAATAGAAGGCTCTGATTTTTCCAGCACTTCTCCTACATTTGAATTTGAAATAAATTCCGAGCTTGCAAAAAATTTTGGCTCACCTGTGTTGATTGTAACATCGGGGTTAAATAAAACTACGGATGAAATTTTTTCATCCATAAACTTAAGCATAGAGTCCTATCAAAACTCAGGATGCTCGATATTCGGGGTAATTGTATCTCGAGTATCAGAAAATTATTTAAGTGAAGTAAAAAATTCAGTTCTGAAAATCCAAAATTCTCAAAATTTACAAATCTACTTTATTCCCGAAAATGAGCTAATAGGAGCTTCCACAATTCGAGAGATTCGAGATTCGTTGAATGCGAATGTGCTGTACGGGGAAAAATATTTAATGCGTCATGTTCATTACAGTGTGGTTGCTGCAATGCGTTTAGAAAATTTTCTTAGTTATATCAAAGAAGGGACTTTGGTTATTGTTCCGGGAGACAGAGCAGACATTATACTTGGGAGTTTCGTATGCTCTGACAATAAAAATTTTCCAAGAATTGTGGGTGTGGTGCTTACAGGAGGGATCTCCCCTGATAAAAATATTTTGAAAATCATGGAAGGATTAGAGTCTCATATCCCTGTGATACAAACAAAAGAAGACACTCTTCGATCTGCGTTTCAAATAAATGGTATTGACTCAAAAGTTTCTCCTGATGATAAAATAAAAATTGTTACCTATCTCGCTTTATTTGAATCTTCTGTGGATTCAAAAGCACTGAAAGAAAAAATTATCACTTCCAAATCAAACACTATTACTCCAAAAATGTTTGAGTTCAATCTAATACAAAAAGCTAAAGTCCAAAAAAAGCATATTGTTTTGCCTGAAGGTGAAGAGGAAAGGATTCTAAAAGCAGTAAATTTTTTATTAAAAAGAGACGTAGTAAAAATTACCCTACTCGGTAACAAAGAAAAGATTTACGAAAAAGTAAAAAGGCTCGATTTGAATTTGACCGGGGTAGAAATTATTGACCCTGCCGAATCCAAAAAAATTCAAGAATACATTCAAATCTATTATGAGCTTCGTAAACACAAAGGAATCACAATTGAAAACGCAAAAGATATATTGAGCGATTACAGTTATTATGGAACTATGATGGTTTACAATGGAGATGCAGACGGAATGGTTTCCGGATCCATTAATACAACACAACACACAATCCGTCCGGCTCTTGAGTTTATCAAAACGAAACCAGGATTTAATGTTGTGTCGAGTGTATTTTTTATGTGTCTTCCAGATCGAGTCCTTGTGTATGGAGACTGTGCAGTAAATCCAAACCCGACAGATGAAGAGTTAGCTGAAATTGCTATTTCTTCAGCAGAAACTGCAAAACAATTTGGGATAGAGCCTAAGGTTGCACTTTTATCTTATTCTACAGGAGAGTCAGGCAAGGGAGAAGAAGTCGAAAAAGTAAAGTCTGCTTTGCAAATTGCAAAAAAGAAATCTCCACACTTACTTATAGATGGCCCGATTCAATACGACGCAGCGATAGATTTGGAAGTAGGAAAATCAAAAATGCCCAATAGCTTAGTTGCAGGCAAGGCTACAGTTTTTATTTTTCCAGATCTGAACACAGGCAATAATACTTATAAGGCTGTTCAAAGATCAGCCAATGCTGTCGCAATTGGTCCGGTTTTGCAAGGTTTAAAAAAACCTGTAAATGATCTTAGCAGAGGATGCACTGTACCTGATATAATCAATACAGTAGCGATCACCGCAATCCAAGCCCAAACACTATGAAAATTTTAGTAATTAACACAGGTAGTTCTTCCGTCAAATATCAATTATTTGAAATGGAAAATAGGAGTGTGGTCTCCTCCGGTCTCATAGAAAGAATTGGAGAAAATACTTCCAAGCATATCCATAAATCAAAAAATATTTCAAGCCCTCATATTGTTGAAAAAATAATTTCTAATCATGAAGCCGGGATTGCAGAGATGGATAAATTTTTAACGCACAAGGAAATGGGCGTTATACGGAGCTCTTCTGAAATCAGTGCCATCGGACACAGAGTAGTTCATGGAGGAGAAATTTTTCAAAACCCTGTTATCATTGATAGTAAAGTGATTCAAGCAATCGAAGAAAATATCCCACTTGCGCCTCTTCACAATCCGGGAAACTTGTCAGGAATATTTGCAGCAAAAAAATACTTTGCAAGTGTTCCAAATGTTGCAGTATTCGACACTGCGTTCCATCAAACAATGCCAGAAAAAGTTTTTCGGTATGCCATTCCAGACGAGTATTACACAAAGCACAAGATACGTCGCTATGGATTTCATGGGATTTCACACGAGTATGTCACAAAAAAATCTGCCGAATTCTTAAACAAAGATTTGAATGACGTAAATTTAATTACACTTCATCTTGGGAATGGGGCAAGTGCAACTGCAATCCAAAACGGAAAAAGTTTAAATACCTCTATGGGTATGACTCCCTTAGAAGGGCTAATCATGGGGACAAGATGTGGGGACATAGACCCAGCTATTCATTTTTATTTAATGAACTCTGTAAAAATGAATTCTAAAGAAATAGATAATCTATTCAATAAAGAAAGTGGTTTAAAAGGACTGGGACTTTCAAACGACATGAGAGATGTTTTGCAAAAAGAAAAAGAAAACGATAGAAATGCAAAACTTATTTTAGAAATGTATGTTCACCGTATTAGAAAATATATTGGCGCTTATTTGGTAGAGCTTGAAGGAAAAGTGGATGCAATTGTATTTACAGCAGGGATAGGGGAGAATTCACCTTACATTCGAGAGCGCTGCACGAAAGGGTTAAAGTCTTTAGGAATCGAGATTAGCGATTCTTTTAATACCAGCGACAATCGAGGAATAAGAGAAATCAACAAATCAAATTCTAGAATAAAAATACTCGTAATTCCAACTAATGAAGAGCTTGAAATCGCTATTCAATCAGAAGGGTTATTAAAATCCAAAAAAAAAAAATAATCGTTTACGAATTAGGAATAAAATTTTAATTTATAAATGGTAATGAAAATTCAAAAAATAACTATAATTTTTTTATTTTTACTGGCACTTGTTTCTTGTAAGACGAAAAAAGAATCTGAATTCAAAGACGATAAATGGAGAGAAGAGTCTCAAAAAATTGCCTCTGATATTTGTGAGAAACTAAAAAATTGTGCAGGGGATGTGTTGAGTAGGATAAAGCCCTCTCTTCAGAAATACGCAGAGTCAGAACTAAGATCAGATAAGTGTACAGAGAAAAATAAAAAGTCCAGAGTCTATTTATTAAAAGGTTATGACCCTAAACTCATCCAAGAAAATGTCAGGGATTGTTATATGAAAATTATGAAACTTTCCTGTGATGAAATCCGAGAGGATAAAATTTCAAATATAGAATCCTGCATGATTATGGAAAAAATTCAAAAAGGAATACAAATTTAAAATATTTTTAAAAGTCCATGAAAACACTAATGAGGAAAATCGCTCACCTGATAGCAGAAATTGCTTCTAAGAAAATATTTTTTTTCCCAGTTATAATAATTATACTTTTATTAATTTTTTGGACTATTAAATTCAATATTCAAGAAAATGGGAATAGTATAAATGTAAAATCCGGACCAATAATCGAATCTGTCTATGGGCTTGGAACAATTGTCCCTACTCACAGCTATCAAATAAAAATTGGTGTAGTATCTAATATCAAAAAATTATTTGTAAAAGAAGGCGATCTTGTAAAAGCCGGGCAACCACTGATTGAATTAGAACAAATTGCTTTGTTTAAGGCTCCATTTAGCGGCACAATCACTTCTATTCCTTTTAAAATCGGTGAAACAGTTTTTCCTCAGATTCCGATTTTAACACTTATGGATTTAAAGGACCGCTATATCACAGTATCCTTAGAGCAACAAGGTGCTCTAAGAATAAAAAAAAATCAAAAAGTAAGAATTATTTTTGAGAGTATGAAAGATAAAAGATTTATAGGAAATGTAAGAGCAATTTTTCCGACGGATAATCAATTCACGGTACATATTGATGCAAAAGATTTACCTGATGAAATTTTACCGGGTATGACTGCGGATGTAGCTATAGAAATTGATAAAAGAGAAAATGCTATACTTATACCTTTGTCTTCTGTTGCCTCTGGAGTTGTTCAAATAATTCGCAAAGGAAAAAAAATGAATATTGAAGTAAAGATTGGAGTAATCGACGGGGAGTTTGGTGAAGTGGTTTCCG containing:
- a CDS encoding adenylate/guanylate cyclase domain-containing protein, whose product is MPQITKNQFLEKFPWTEKYLSVGRPLNWIWQFEIDAPVENIWPLLIDTSRMNRLFRLPKMEFIEKSGLLYGKAKYFGVNTEWKESPWTWVIHKNAINIREYNSGFLKVFRGIFYFEESLDKKKTFLTIQFGLILKWNFLRHVAFFVEKQIYNSYKKALLYLQKSIKHSISQNETVKPFTIHSLQLQVNAKMKLDSLYESLLKKNIQKNILDKLFEYIQTEDELDIHRIRVIELAEKWNISRSELLMACLYATRDGLLTISWDVVCPHCRGVRAEAKTLGDIPLKGECEVCEIIFDNNTENSIEVTFHVHPSIRKIPKILYCSAEASLKPHIVLQQSILPGEEMQTQLSLKSGTYRMRIRGFEKYKTLSISENYHEKDILWNSTDESEGIHSFINSNITIRNSTEKLLIFVIEEILWNKNILKPAALFNLQGFHDLFSEEYIASDLQLEIGEQTILFTDMVGSTKFYANQGDSKAFLEVKKHFEEIFKTVKNYNGAVIKTIGDSVMASFAESVDAIKASVALQKLFFQERKDTPIRLRISIHSGKCIAVNLNSTIDYFGGTVNIAAKIQNHAGSGEVVFTENFLQKYGVNSYLNESQFQLIPKKSEISGIEEKIQIYKIKIGV
- a CDS encoding Crp/Fnr family transcriptional regulator, encoding MVNYTANSYIIVEGKKEAYNFFIVREGKVKVSRENPVVGEDPNQVLGPGDFFGVVAAMSQHAQIESAIALTNVSLISVSYDQFGTLIQRNTPVAMKIIRYFSMKLRQFDQTITRLSFRNAVEEDPNQLFSMGEYYFSQGNTAHATYCFQSYLKYLPNGQNATQSKLRLQSLNAPMSLPPIDETKFNRSYSDNNMIFCEHEPGKELYIIQNGRVKITKIVNNNEVMLAVLQNGDIFGEMAILDNKPRSASAVAWGDVELLAINKANFEGMVKAQPQLATRLITLLSERIWTAYKQLANLMIKDPQGRICDTLLTLAEKNRAKIAPKSYYSFDIGVKDVLKMIGLQEHKDENIVLDLIAKNKFFKLDQGKLSCADLSELEKLVFFYRKKTQMDNKIQREKAR
- a CDS encoding STAS domain-containing protein yields the protein METFLAVSTTSDTVNIKFLDFTGQVDHNYLKKVFSDILENKPKEVIIDLEMVDILGSLVISKILSFKNKTTQEPIAVKIINVKPKLLEIFRQLNLDSLFGLA
- a CDS encoding DNA-3-methyladenine glycosylase 2 family protein, whose amino-acid sequence is MVLPEKVSKIKTFTKNERDLKLKKAVASLKSIDKKTCRLIDFVGECKLKPIGTPYYVIIKSIISQQLSTQAASSILKKINQYFDTENSIPKPEMIRDTSDKELRSCGLSFSKIETIKRISNSYSSGKLSDELLYSMSDRDVVNSLCEYKGIGPWTSEMVLIFGLDRWDHFSIGDLGLRKGVEKWYGLHRDDKMKIQKFIEKFSPYRSILSWYLWASFDTENWE
- the fbaA gene encoding class II fructose-bisphosphate aldolase, giving the protein MASKITAGAKSGDEIQEIYKIAKENHYAIPAVNVIGTNSVNAVLETAKAVNSPVIIQFSHGGAQFFAGKSLSNDTHKASIAGGISGSLHIHEMAKLYGVPVIIHTDHAAKKLLPWIDGLLDSGEAYFKSNGKPLFSSHMLDLSEEPIKENIEICKKYLTRMSKIGMTLEIELGVTGGEEDGVDNTNVENSKLYTQPTEVAYAYEELLSISPRFQIAASFGNVHGVYKPGNVKLEPVILKNSQDFIEKRFHTGKNPVNFVFHGGSGSSQEEIREAISYGVIKMNIDTDMQFAFSSGVRDYVLNNKDYLMTQIGNPTGSDAPNKKYYDPRVMLRDGEKVFVTRLKQSFEDLNCINRCN
- the pta gene encoding phosphate acetyltransferase; translation: MAKSLYLATAEPKSGKSLVSLGIMEILKTDLSKVAFFRPVIQSKNSEHIDPDIHLLLKHYNLPFDYEDVYGIRLDEGLDLFSKNQKETIVDKILPKFRKLEEENDFVLIEGSDFSSTSPTFEFEINSELAKNFGSPVLIVTSGLNKTTDEIFSSINLSIESYQNSGCSIFGVIVSRVSENYLSEVKNSVLKIQNSQNLQIYFIPENELIGASTIREIRDSLNANVLYGEKYLMRHVHYSVVAAMRLENFLSYIKEGTLVIVPGDRADIILGSFVCSDNKNFPRIVGVVLTGGISPDKNILKIMEGLESHIPVIQTKEDTLRSAFQINGIDSKVSPDDKIKIVTYLALFESSVDSKALKEKIITSKSNTITPKMFEFNLIQKAKVQKKHIVLPEGEEERILKAVNFLLKRDVVKITLLGNKEKIYEKVKRLDLNLTGVEIIDPAESKKIQEYIQIYYELRKHKGITIENAKDILSDYSYYGTMMVYNGDADGMVSGSINTTQHTIRPALEFIKTKPGFNVVSSVFFMCLPDRVLVYGDCAVNPNPTDEELAEIAISSAETAKQFGIEPKVALLSYSTGESGKGEEVEKVKSALQIAKKKSPHLLIDGPIQYDAAIDLEVGKSKMPNSLVAGKATVFIFPDLNTGNNTYKAVQRSANAVAIGPVLQGLKKPVNDLSRGCTVPDIINTVAITAIQAQTL
- a CDS encoding acetate kinase, producing the protein MKILVINTGSSSVKYQLFEMENRSVVSSGLIERIGENTSKHIHKSKNISSPHIVEKIISNHEAGIAEMDKFLTHKEMGVIRSSSEISAIGHRVVHGGEIFQNPVIIDSKVIQAIEENIPLAPLHNPGNLSGIFAAKKYFASVPNVAVFDTAFHQTMPEKVFRYAIPDEYYTKHKIRRYGFHGISHEYVTKKSAEFLNKDLNDVNLITLHLGNGASATAIQNGKSLNTSMGMTPLEGLIMGTRCGDIDPAIHFYLMNSVKMNSKEIDNLFNKESGLKGLGLSNDMRDVLQKEKENDRNAKLILEMYVHRIRKYIGAYLVELEGKVDAIVFTAGIGENSPYIRERCTKGLKSLGIEISDSFNTSDNRGIREINKSNSRIKILVIPTNEELEIAIQSEGLLKSKKKK
- a CDS encoding efflux RND transporter periplasmic adaptor subunit: MRKIAHLIAEIASKKIFFFPVIIIILLLIFWTIKFNIQENGNSINVKSGPIIESVYGLGTIVPTHSYQIKIGVVSNIKKLFVKEGDLVKAGQPLIELEQIALFKAPFSGTITSIPFKIGETVFPQIPILTLMDLKDRYITVSLEQQGALRIKKNQKVRIIFESMKDKRFIGNVRAIFPTDNQFTVHIDAKDLPDEILPGMTADVAIEIDKRENAILIPLSSVASGVVQIIRKGKKMNIEVKIGVIDGEFGEVVSGDIQPTDKILLSKLK